The Glycine soja cultivar W05 chromosome 3, ASM419377v2, whole genome shotgun sequence genome window below encodes:
- the LOC114407142 gene encoding E3 ubiquitin-protein ligase UPL7-like isoform X1 — MDAPRKQQVSLRGASAKEITRDALLQKVSQERELRNYAKRAAAAALFIQRVWRRFKVTKMISLQLQQEWEIAVNHYTGVMTANWISNDLLRPFLFFITRISTKHWKVHSKRIDSMKLCFTILLESLKSSDSNQNFCILAIGTTEERTIWRYQARQLTSLSFFILLEFSECNSRAQDITIVTSLAMRVLVMLTDLKGWKGITDDNHLDADLAVKDLIQFLGGNKSGCYVSIGRYISALENHSSQSKSITQADDFFFITASAITIAVRPFYLTNYDVEVPGALDVNHAAEQFFVYLLTIPWLVQHLPPVLLPALKHKSILFPCFQTLLTLKEKVLPEMSEFVKSEILVSFKAIPPVGWALTNSICLATGNEIESFNQGLEYALYVRVVTTLAEALLACLDNIGWVKRKNKSLQTDVESSTQPVDTIQHEGEATNESLIMSYMDQFRPVCQQWHLKNLLASIDRDATNKAEAVLSNGLACLGKLELCDVALFYSNLLRIFSVLSPIRGSLSVLNMLAFTPGFLVRLWGVLEDSFFSEDKHNSDNHTSESSKHKAFEKMQKHVSKDGANKWVSVLHKFTGKSQATTDCTDSIGSHSEPSRVNDDSSDVWDIEPMRHGPQGVPKDMFAMLHLFCATYSHLLLVLDDIEFYEKQVPFKIEQQRRIASMLNTLVYNGLSHVSGHHNRPLMDCAVRCLHLLYERDCRHPFCPPALWLSPARKSRPPIAVAARTHEVLAANLRSDDSSASLSVGSVVTIVPHVFPFEERVEMFREFIKMDKASRKMAGEISEPGSRAIEIVVRRGHIVEDGFRQLNSLGSRLKSSIHVSFVSECGLLEAGLDYGGLSKEFLTDISKSAFSPEYGLFSQTSTSDRLLIPTASARYLENGLQMIEFLGRVVGKALYEGILLDYSFSHVFVQKLLGRYSFLDELSTLDPELYRNLMYVKNYDGDVKELSIDFTVTEESLGKMYVVELKSGGKDISVTNENKMQYIHAMADYKLNQQILPFSNAFYRGVTDLITPSWLKLFNASEFNQLLSGGNYDIDVDDLKNNTRYTGGYNEGRRTIKIFWEVIKGFEPKERCMLLKFVTSCSRAPLLGFKYLQPPFTIHKVACDVPLWATIGGQDVDRLPSASTCYNTLKLPTYKRPGTLRAKLLYAISSNAGFELS; from the exons ATGGACGCACCTCGTAAACAGCAG GTTTCGTTGAGAGGAGCAAGTGCGAAGGAGATAACAAGAGACGCGCTTCTTCAGAAGGTCTCTCAGGAAAGAGAACTTCGCAATTACGCAAAAAGAGCTGCTGCTGCTGCGCTCTTCATTCAG AGAGTATGGAGACGCTTCAAGGTCACAAAGATGATTTCCCTGCAGCTTCAGCAGGAATGGGAGATAGCGGTGAATCATTATACTGGTGTGATGACAGCAAATTGGATTTCAAACGATTTGTTGAGACCATTTCTGTTCTTTATCACCCGTATCTCAACTAAGCATTGGAAGGTCCACAGCAAGAGAATAGATTCTATGAAGCTGTGCTTTACAATCCTACTGGAAAGCCTGAAATCTTCTG ATTCAAATCAGAACTTTTGCATTCTGGCAATTGGTACAACTGAAGAAAGAACAATATGGAGATACCAGGCACGACAGCTGACTTCTCTtagttttttcattcttttggaGTTTAGTGAATGCAATTCAAGGGCTCAAGATATTACTATTGTCACATCTCTAGCTATGCGTGTTCTTGTAATGTTAACTGATCTGAAAGGATGGAAAGGCATTACAGATGACAACCACTTAGATGCAGATTTAGCAGTGAAAGATTTAATTCAGTTCCTGGGGGGTAATAAAAGTGGTTGTTATGTGTCTATTGGCAGATATATTAGTGCATTAGAAAATCATTCCTCTCAGTCAAAGAGTATCACCCAGgcagatgatttttttttcattactgCAAGTGCAATAACTATAGCTGTGCGGCCATTTTATCTGACAAACTATGATGTAGAAGTGCCTGGTGCACTGGATGTCAACCATGCTGCTGAGCAGTTTTTTGTTTATCTTCTGACTATACCTTGGCTAGTGCAACATCTCCCACCTGTTCTTCTACCTGCTTTAAAGCACAAATCTATTTTGTTTCCATGCTTCCAGACTCTATTG ACTttgaaagagaaagttttgCCAGAGATGTCAGAGTTTGTCAAATCAGAAATACTTGTCTCTTTCAAGGCTATTCCACCAGTTGGTTGGGCTCTCACTAACAGTATATGCCTCGCAACAGGGAATGAGATTGAATCCTTCAATCAAGGTTTAGAGTATGCATTGTATGTGCGTGTTGTTACTACTCTAGCAGAGGCCCTACTGGCTTGTCTTGATAACATTGGATGGgtcaaaaggaaaaataaatcccttcaaactgatgttgaaagttCAACACAGCCAGTTGATACAATTCAGCATGAGGGTGAAGCAACCAATGAATCCTTAATAATGTCATACATGGATCAATTTAGGCCTGTTTGTCAGCAGTGGCATCTCAAAAATCTTTTGGCATCAATAGATAGAGATGCCACTAACAAGGCTGAGGCTGTGCTCTCAAATGGCCTTGCATGTCTGGGGAAGCTAGAATTGTGTGATGTTGCACTTTTTTATTCTAACTTACTTAGAATATTTTCAGTTTTGAGTCCAATTCGTGGCTCATTGTCAGTTCTCAACATGCTAGCATTCACTCCTGGATTTCTTGTGAGATTGTGGGGTGTACTGGAGGATTCCTTTTTTTCTGAAGACAAACATAATTCTGATAATCACACAAGTGAAAGCAGCAAACATAAAGCCTTTGAGAAGATGCAAAAACATGTCAGTAAAGACGGGGCTAATAAGTGGGTCAGCGTACTTCATAAATTTACAGGAAAGTCACAAGCAACAACGGATTGCACAGATTCCATTGGCAGTCACTCTGAGCCTAGCAGAGTGAATGATGATTCATCAGATGTATGGGACATAGAACCTATGAGGCATGGTCCACAAGGCGTTCCAAAGGATATGTTTGCCATGCTTCATCTTTTCTGTGCAACCTATTCTCACCTGCTTTTAGTTCTTGATGACATAGAGTTCTATGAGAAACAG GTTCCATTCAAAATAGAGCAGCAAAGAAGAATTGCGTCGATGCTCAATACCCTGGTTTATAATGGCTTGTCCCATGTTAGTGGTCATCATAATAGGCCTCTCATGGATTGTGCAGTCCGATGCTTACATTTACTGTATGAAAGGGATTGCAGACACCCATTTTGTCCTCCTGCTTTGTGGCTTTCTCCTGCTAGAAAAAGTCGGCCACCAATTGCAGTTGCTGCCAGAACTCATGAAGTTTTAGCAGCCAACCTGAGATCTGATGATTCATCAGCTTCACTGAGTGTCGGTTCTGTTGTCACCATTGTTCCtcatgttttcccttttgagGAGAG AGTTGAGATGTTTCGTGAATTTATCAAGATGGATAAAGCATCCCGAAAAATGGCTGGTGAAATTTCTGAACCTGGTTCACGAGCCATTGAGATAGTAGTACGTCGGGGTCATATTGTTGAAGATGGATTTCGGCAATTAAATTCCCTTGGGTCAAGGTTGAAGTCATCCATCCATGTATCATTTGTCAGTGAATGTGGTCTTCTTGAGGCTGGCCTGGACTATGGTGGATTATCTAAAGAGTTTCTGACTGACATATCAAAATCAGCATTTTCTCCTGA ATATGGACTCTTTTCCCAAACCTCGACTTCAGACAGACTTCTAATTCCAACTGCATCTGCCAGATATTTGGAGAATGGTCTTCAGATGATTGAATTCCTTGGAAGAGTAGTGGGTAAAGCTCTATATGAAGGAATATTACTTGATTACTCTTTCTCCCATGTTTTTGTGCAAAAGCTATTGGGACGATATAGCTTTCTTGATGAATTATCAACACTTGATCCAGAGCTATACAGGAATCTTATGTATGTCAAG AATTATGACGGTGATGTTAAGGAGCTCTCTATTGATTTCACAGTTACTGAAGAATCATTGGGCAAAATGTATGTGGTGGAACTTAAGTCCGGTGGCAAAGATATTTCTGTGACAAATGAGAACAAGATGCAGTACATACATGCAATGGCAGACTACAAACTCAACCAACAG ATATTGCCATTTTCAAATGCATTTTATAGAGGGGTAACTGATCTTATTACTCCATCCTGGTTGAAGTTATTCAACGCTAGTGAATTTAATCAG TTGCTTTCAGGTGGTAATTATGATATTGACGTTGATGATTTGAAAAACAACACACGATACACTGGTGGTTACAATGAGGGACGCCGGACAATCAAGATTTTTTGGGAG GTAATTAAAGGCTTTGAACCTAAAGAGCGCTGCATGCTTCTTAAATTTGTCACCAGTTGTTCTCGTGCTCCATTACTTGGGTTCAAATACTTGCAGCCACCTTTTACCATCCACAAG GTTGCATGTGATGTTCCTCTTTGGGCAACAATTGGAGGACAGGATGTAGATCGACTTCCATCAGCTTCAACCTGCTACAATACTCTTAAG CTTCCAACATACAAACGTCCAGGCACTTTGAGAGCAAAGCTTCTATATGCCATCAGTTCAAATGCCGGATTTGAACTTTCTTGA
- the LOC114407142 gene encoding E3 ubiquitin-protein ligase UPL7-like isoform X2 has translation MDAPRKQQVSLRGASAKEITRDALLQKVSQERELRNYAKRAAAAALFIQRVWRRFKVTKMISLQLQQEWEIAVNHYTGVMTANWISNDLLRPFLFFITRISTKHWKVHSKRIDSMKLCFTILLESLKSSDSNQNFCILAIGTTEERTIWRYQARQLTSLSFFILLEFSECNSRAQDITIVTSLAMRVLVMLTDLKGWKGITDDNHLDADLAVKDLIQFLGGNKSGCYVSIGRYISALENHSSQSKSITQADDFFFITASAITIAVRPFYLTNYDVEVPGALDVNHAAEQFFVYLLTIPWLVQHLPPVLLPALKHKSILFPCFQTLLTLKEKVLPEMSEFVKSEILVSFKAIPPVGWALTNSICLATGNEIESFNQGLEYALYVRVVTTLAEALLACLDNIGWVKRKNKSLQTDVESSTQPVDTIQHEGEATNESLIMSYMDQFRPVCQQWHLKNLLASIDRDATNKAEAVLSNGLACLGKLELCDVALFYSNLLRIFSVLSPIRGSLSVLNMLAFTPGFLVRLWGVLEDSFFSEDKHNSDNHTSESSKHKAFEKMQKHVSKDGANKWVSVLHKFTGKSQATTDCTDSIGSHSEPSRVNDDSSDVWDIEPMRHGPQGVPKDMFAMLHLFCATYSHLLLVLDDIEFYEKQVPFKIEQQRRIASMLNTLVYNGLSHVSGHHNRPLMDCAVRCLHLLYERDCRHPFCPPALWLSPARKSRPPIAVAARTHEVLAANLRSDDSSASLSVGSVVTIVPHVFPFEERVEMFREFIKMDKASRKMAGEISEPGSRAIEIVVRRGHIVEDGFRQLNSLGSRLKSSIHVSFVSECGLLEAGLDYGGLSKEFLTDISKSAFSPEYGLFSQTSTSDRLLIPTASARYLENGLQMIEFLGRVVGKALYEGILLDYSFSHVFVQKLLGRYSFLDELSTLDPELYRNLIY, from the exons ATGGACGCACCTCGTAAACAGCAG GTTTCGTTGAGAGGAGCAAGTGCGAAGGAGATAACAAGAGACGCGCTTCTTCAGAAGGTCTCTCAGGAAAGAGAACTTCGCAATTACGCAAAAAGAGCTGCTGCTGCTGCGCTCTTCATTCAG AGAGTATGGAGACGCTTCAAGGTCACAAAGATGATTTCCCTGCAGCTTCAGCAGGAATGGGAGATAGCGGTGAATCATTATACTGGTGTGATGACAGCAAATTGGATTTCAAACGATTTGTTGAGACCATTTCTGTTCTTTATCACCCGTATCTCAACTAAGCATTGGAAGGTCCACAGCAAGAGAATAGATTCTATGAAGCTGTGCTTTACAATCCTACTGGAAAGCCTGAAATCTTCTG ATTCAAATCAGAACTTTTGCATTCTGGCAATTGGTACAACTGAAGAAAGAACAATATGGAGATACCAGGCACGACAGCTGACTTCTCTtagttttttcattcttttggaGTTTAGTGAATGCAATTCAAGGGCTCAAGATATTACTATTGTCACATCTCTAGCTATGCGTGTTCTTGTAATGTTAACTGATCTGAAAGGATGGAAAGGCATTACAGATGACAACCACTTAGATGCAGATTTAGCAGTGAAAGATTTAATTCAGTTCCTGGGGGGTAATAAAAGTGGTTGTTATGTGTCTATTGGCAGATATATTAGTGCATTAGAAAATCATTCCTCTCAGTCAAAGAGTATCACCCAGgcagatgatttttttttcattactgCAAGTGCAATAACTATAGCTGTGCGGCCATTTTATCTGACAAACTATGATGTAGAAGTGCCTGGTGCACTGGATGTCAACCATGCTGCTGAGCAGTTTTTTGTTTATCTTCTGACTATACCTTGGCTAGTGCAACATCTCCCACCTGTTCTTCTACCTGCTTTAAAGCACAAATCTATTTTGTTTCCATGCTTCCAGACTCTATTG ACTttgaaagagaaagttttgCCAGAGATGTCAGAGTTTGTCAAATCAGAAATACTTGTCTCTTTCAAGGCTATTCCACCAGTTGGTTGGGCTCTCACTAACAGTATATGCCTCGCAACAGGGAATGAGATTGAATCCTTCAATCAAGGTTTAGAGTATGCATTGTATGTGCGTGTTGTTACTACTCTAGCAGAGGCCCTACTGGCTTGTCTTGATAACATTGGATGGgtcaaaaggaaaaataaatcccttcaaactgatgttgaaagttCAACACAGCCAGTTGATACAATTCAGCATGAGGGTGAAGCAACCAATGAATCCTTAATAATGTCATACATGGATCAATTTAGGCCTGTTTGTCAGCAGTGGCATCTCAAAAATCTTTTGGCATCAATAGATAGAGATGCCACTAACAAGGCTGAGGCTGTGCTCTCAAATGGCCTTGCATGTCTGGGGAAGCTAGAATTGTGTGATGTTGCACTTTTTTATTCTAACTTACTTAGAATATTTTCAGTTTTGAGTCCAATTCGTGGCTCATTGTCAGTTCTCAACATGCTAGCATTCACTCCTGGATTTCTTGTGAGATTGTGGGGTGTACTGGAGGATTCCTTTTTTTCTGAAGACAAACATAATTCTGATAATCACACAAGTGAAAGCAGCAAACATAAAGCCTTTGAGAAGATGCAAAAACATGTCAGTAAAGACGGGGCTAATAAGTGGGTCAGCGTACTTCATAAATTTACAGGAAAGTCACAAGCAACAACGGATTGCACAGATTCCATTGGCAGTCACTCTGAGCCTAGCAGAGTGAATGATGATTCATCAGATGTATGGGACATAGAACCTATGAGGCATGGTCCACAAGGCGTTCCAAAGGATATGTTTGCCATGCTTCATCTTTTCTGTGCAACCTATTCTCACCTGCTTTTAGTTCTTGATGACATAGAGTTCTATGAGAAACAG GTTCCATTCAAAATAGAGCAGCAAAGAAGAATTGCGTCGATGCTCAATACCCTGGTTTATAATGGCTTGTCCCATGTTAGTGGTCATCATAATAGGCCTCTCATGGATTGTGCAGTCCGATGCTTACATTTACTGTATGAAAGGGATTGCAGACACCCATTTTGTCCTCCTGCTTTGTGGCTTTCTCCTGCTAGAAAAAGTCGGCCACCAATTGCAGTTGCTGCCAGAACTCATGAAGTTTTAGCAGCCAACCTGAGATCTGATGATTCATCAGCTTCACTGAGTGTCGGTTCTGTTGTCACCATTGTTCCtcatgttttcccttttgagGAGAG AGTTGAGATGTTTCGTGAATTTATCAAGATGGATAAAGCATCCCGAAAAATGGCTGGTGAAATTTCTGAACCTGGTTCACGAGCCATTGAGATAGTAGTACGTCGGGGTCATATTGTTGAAGATGGATTTCGGCAATTAAATTCCCTTGGGTCAAGGTTGAAGTCATCCATCCATGTATCATTTGTCAGTGAATGTGGTCTTCTTGAGGCTGGCCTGGACTATGGTGGATTATCTAAAGAGTTTCTGACTGACATATCAAAATCAGCATTTTCTCCTGA ATATGGACTCTTTTCCCAAACCTCGACTTCAGACAGACTTCTAATTCCAACTGCATCTGCCAGATATTTGGAGAATGGTCTTCAGATGATTGAATTCCTTGGAAGAGTAGTGGGTAAAGCTCTATATGAAGGAATATTACTTGATTACTCTTTCTCCCATGTTTTTGTGCAAAAGCTATTGGGACGATATAGCTTTCTTGATGAATTATCAACACTTGATCCAGAGCTATACAGGAATCTTAT TTACTGA
- the LOC114407144 gene encoding pentatricopeptide repeat-containing protein At5g03800 yields MESANCCYSRGYGIMDRWQWQWQVGLHCKSFFNSSLSPPYSKPPSSLSLRHKLRHGTHYLPPESHSLLHALHVSSRSGDTHLAKTVHATLLKRDEEDTHLSNALISTYLKLNLFPHALRLFLSLPSPNVVSYTTLISFLSKHRQHHALHLFLRMTTRSHLPPNEYTYVAVLTACSSLLHHFHFGLQLHAAALKTAHFDSPFVANALVSLYAKHASFHAALKLFNQIPRRDIASWNTIISAALQDSLYDTAFRLFRNMQATDAFRVDDFTLSILLTASASLMEGQQVHAHAVKLGLETDLNVGNGLIGFYSKFGNVDDVEWLFEGMRVRDVITWTEMVTAYMEFGLVNLALKVFDEMPEKNSVSYNTVLAGFCRNEQGFEAMRLFVRMVEEGLELTDFSLTSVVDACGLLGDYKVSKQVHGFAVKFGFGSNGYVEAALLDMYTRCGRMVDAGKMFLRWELEEFSSVVWTAMICGYARNGQPEEAIYLFHVGRSDGKVIMDEVAAASMLGLCGTIGHLDMGKQIHCHVIKCGLGFNLEVGNAVVSMYFKCGSVDDAMKVFGDMPCTDIVTWNTLISGNLMHRQGDRALEIWVEMLGEGIKPNQVTFVLIISAYRQTNLNLVDDCRNLFNSMRTVYQIEPTSRHYASFISVLGHWGLLQEALETINNMPFQPSALVWRVLLDGCRLHKNELIGKWAAQNILALEPKDPSTFILVSNLYSASGRWDRSEMVREDMREKGFRKHPAQSWIVCEKKINSFYPRDRSHPQEKDIQRGLEILILECLKIGYEPDTSFVLHEVEEHHKKIFLFHHSAKLAATYGILMTKPGKPIRIVKNILLCGDCHAFLKYASIVTKRDIFLRDSSGFHCFSNGQCSCKDCW; encoded by the coding sequence ATGGAGAGTGCAAATTGCTGTTACAGTAGAGGATATGGCATTATGGATAGATGGCAATGGCAATGGCAGGTAGGCCTCCACTGCAAATCCTTCTTCAACTCTTCCCTTTCTCCTCCATACTCCAAACCACCGTCCTCCCTCTCTCTCCGCCACAAACTCCGCCATGGCACCCACTACCTTCCCCCGGAGTCCCACTCCCTCCTCCACGCCCTCCACGTGTCCTCCCGCTCCGGCGACACCCACCTGGCCAAGACCGTCCACGCCACGCTCCTCAAACGCGACGAAGAAGACACCCATCTCTCCAACGCCCTCATCTCCACTTACCTCAAACTCAACCTCTTCCCCCACGCCCTCCGCCTCTTCCTCTCCCTCCCTTCCCCCAACGTCGTCTCCTACACCACCCTCATCTCCTTCCTCTCCAAGCACCGCCAGCACCACGCGCTCCATCTCTTCCTCCGCATGACCACTCGCTCCCACCTCCCCCCCAACGAGTACACCTACGTCGCCGTTTTAACCGCCTGCTCTTCACTCCTCCACCACTTCCATTTCGGCCTCCAGCTCCACGCCGCCGCACTCAAAACTGCTCACTTCGACTCCCCCTTCGTCGCCAACGCCCTCGTCTCTCTCTACGCCAAGCACGCCTCTTTCCACGCCGCGCTTAAACTCTTCAACCAAATACCACGCAGGGACATTGCTTCGTGGAACACCATCATCTCTGCTGCGCTTCAGGACTCCTTATACGACACCGCGTTTCGCTTGTTCCGTAACATGCAGGCCACGGACGCGTTTAGAGTCGATGACTTCACTTTATCCATACTTCTCACCGCGTCTGCGTCGTTGATGGAAGGTCAACAGGTTCACGCCCACGCTGTTAAGTTAGGGTTGGAAACCGATTTGAACGTTGGGAATGGACTCATTGGgttttactctaaatttggtAATGTTGATGACGTGGAGTGGTTGTTTGAGGGGATGAGAGTCAGGGATGTTATAACTTGGACTGAGATGGTCACAGCGTATATGGAGTTTGGGTTGGTCAATTTGGCCTTGAAGGTGTTCGATGAAATGCCAGAGAAGAATTCCGTGTCTTATAACACGGTTCTGGCTGGGTTCTGTCGAAACGAACAAGGTTTTGAGGCCATGAGGTTGTTTGTAAGAATGGTGGAGGAGGGTTTGGAGTTGACGGATTTTAGTTTGACTAGTGTTGTTGATGCTTGTGGATTGCTTGGTGATTACAAGGTCAGCAAGCAGGTTCATGGGTTTGCGGTGAAGTTTGGGTTTGGATCGAATGGTTATGTTGAGGCTGCATTGCTTGACATGTACACGAGGTGTGGGAGGATGGTGGATGCCGGTAAGATGTTTTTGAGATGGGAGTTGGAGGAGTTTAGCTCTGTGGTTTGGACGGCAATGATATGTGGCTATGCTCGGAATGGACAACCGGAGGAGGCGATTTATCTTTTCCACGTTGGTCGATCAGATGGCAAGGTGATTATGGATGAAGTTGCAGCGGCTTCAATGCTTGGTCTTTGTGGAACTATTGGTCATCTTGATATGGGTAAGCAAATCCATTGCCATGTGATTAAATGTGGATTGGGATTTAATTTGGAAGTCGGAAATGCAGTTGTTAGCATGTATTTTAAGTGTGGGAGTGTGGATGATGCAATGAAGGTTTTCGGTGATATGCCTTGTACTGATATAGTTACATGGAATACTTTGATTTCTGGCAATCTTATGCACAGACAGGGTGATAGAGCATTGGAAATATGGGTGGAGATGCTGGGGGAGGGCATAAAGCCTAACCAAGTTACATTTGTTTTGATCATTTCAGCTTACAGGCAAACTAACTTAAATTTGGTTGATGATTGCCGTAATTTGTTTAATTCAATGAGAACGGTTTATCAAATTGAGCCCACATCCAGGCATTATGCTTCCTTCATCAGTGTTTTGGGTCACTGGGGTCTTCTGCAAGAAGCACTAGAAACTATCAATAACATGCCTTTCCAGCCTTCTGCTCTTGTTTGGCGCGTTTTGCTTGATGGTTGTAGATTGCATAAGAATGAATTGATTGGAAAATGGGCTGCTCAGAATATTCTGGCCCTTGAACCTAAAGATCCTTCAACATTTATACTTGTTTCAAATTTGTATTCTGCTTCTGGGAGATGGGACCGCTCTGAAATGGTCAGGGAGGATATGAGAGAAAAGGGGTTTCGCAAACACCCAGCTCAAAGTTGGATCGTTtgtgagaagaaaataaattcattttatccgaGAGATAGATCACATCCACAGGAGAAAGACATACAGAGAGGTTTGGAAATCCTGATCTTGGAGTGCCTAAAAATTGGATATGAACCTGACACGAGCTTTGTTCTCCATGAAGTAGAGGAGCATCACAAGAAAATTTTCCTATTCCATCACAGTGCTAAACTGGCAGCAACTTATGGGATACTGATGACCAAGCCTGGAAAGCCCATTCGGATTGTAAAGAATATCCTTCTTTGTGGGGACTGCCATGCATTCTTAAAATATGCATCTATTGTCACAAAGAGGGATATATTTCTGAGAGATTCTTCTGGATTTCATTGTTTCTCCAATGGCCAGTGCTCGTGTAAAGACTGCTGGTGA